A region from the Puniceibacterium sp. IMCC21224 genome encodes:
- the irrA gene encoding iron response transcriptional regulator IrrA yields the protein MTPQAAQRGTDWLDRAGLRSTRQRVTLAALLVGDGQNRHVTAESLFASARDQGTRVSLATVYNTLKAFCDAGLMQEVTVDGSKSYFDTNTHDHPHFYWEEDGRLTDAPLDQLEIARLPTAPDGAEIASVDVVIRLRRTR from the coding sequence ATGACACCGCAAGCCGCGCAACGGGGAACTGATTGGCTGGACCGCGCCGGGCTGCGGTCGACCAGGCAGCGTGTGACGCTGGCGGCTCTGCTTGTCGGGGACGGGCAGAACCGGCACGTCACGGCAGAAAGTCTGTTTGCCTCGGCCCGTGATCAGGGCACACGGGTATCGCTGGCGACGGTTTACAACACCCTAAAGGCATTCTGCGACGCCGGTCTGATGCAAGAGGTGACGGTGGATGGCTCAAAAAGCTATTTCGACACCAACACCCACGATCATCCGCATTTCTACTGGGAAGAGGACGGTCGACTGACCGATGCGCCGCTTGACCAGCTGGAAATCGCTCGGTTGCCCACCGCCCCGGACGGGGCCGAGATTGCCAGTGTCGACGTGGTGATCCGCCTGCGCCGCACGCGCTGA